The DNA region CGTTCTCCCTCGCGGCGCACCTGTTCGCCGCGGTGATGCCGGTCGTGGAGTTCGGCACGGAGCGGCAGAAGCGGCGGTGGCTGCCAGCGCTGTGCTCGGGCGAGCGGATCGCGGCGCACGCCATCACGGAGCCGGAGGCCGGTTCGGACACCCTCGCGCTGCGGACGCGTGCGGTGCGCGACGGCGACCGCTACGTCCTCGACGGCGCCAAGGCGTTCACGACGAACGCGCCGGTGGCGGACGTGTTCGTGGTGCAGGCGGCGACAGCGGCCGGCGGCGGGTTCTTCGGCCTGACGGCGTTCGTCGTCGAGGCGGGCACGCCGGGGCTCACGGTCGGTCCTGCGTACGACAAGGTGGGGCTGCGCGGCTCCCCGACGGCCGATGTGCGCCTCGACGGGTGCGTGGTGCCCGCGAGTCAGGTGCTCGGGGCCGAGGGGGCGGGCGCGAGCGTGTTCGCGGGCTCCATGAAGTGGGAGCGCACCTGCCTGTTCGCGGCGTATCTCGGCGCGATGCGGCGCGTCCTCGAAACCACGGTCGCCCACGTCAAGGAGCGCGAGCAGTTCGGGGTGCCCATCGGCGGCTTCCAGGCGGTGAGTCATCGCGTCGTCGACATGACGCTGGCCCTGGAGTCGGCGCGGCTGCTGCTCCACAAGGCGGCGCGGGATCTCGCACGGGGCAGCGAGGACGAGGTCGCGCCCGCGCTCGCGAAGCTCGCCGTCAGCGAGGCGGCCGTGCGGATCGGCCTCGACGCGGTCCAGCTGCGGGGCGCGCTCGGCGTCCTGGCGGGCGGCGACGCCGAGACGCTGCTGCGGGACGCGCTGCCGGCCCGCATCTTCTCCGGGACCAACGAGATCCAGAAGAACAACATCGCCCGCGCCCTCGGTCTCGGCGGCAACCGCCGTGCGGGCGGCAGGCGCTGACCGTACGGACCGCACACCTTCCGACTGACGGGATGTCATGCAGCATGTCGCCCACCCCATCCGCCACCACCGTCATCGTGCATCGCATCCGGCTGCTGGACGGCGTGGACCCGGAGCGGTTCGAGTCCTGGGTCCGGGACGTCGACTACGCGGCTTGTCCGCGGCTGCCGGGGGTGGTCGCGTTCGCCGTGCACCGCGTCGCGGACGCCGGGGCGGCTTCGCCCGGTGAGTACTTCGAGGTCATCGAGGTGACCGACCGAGCGGACTTCGCCCGGGATATGCGTTCCGGCACATTCCGTGGACTGGTCGCCGAATTCGAGAAGATGGCCACGGTGGTGGCCGAGTTGACGGGGGATCGGGTGGGGTCCGGATACCGGTCCGGATAGTGCCGCGATGCGGGATCGGGGTGCGAAGCGGAATCCAGGGGCGTGGGCACGCAATCAGGGAGGCGGCATTCCCGGTCGGGCGCTGTTCATCCCTCTTGGCCACGGAATTCCGCGGTCCGCCCGATTGTCGCCATCAAGCCTGTTTCATAGGCGATGGCGACGGCCTGGGCGCGTGTGCTCACGCCCATCTTCCGGAGCACGTGGTG from Streptomyces flavofungini includes:
- the redW gene encoding L-prolyl-[peptidyl-carrier protein] dehydrogenase — encoded protein: MSFAFGADADTSAATDSGIDADSAAAGAAHPDAAEMCRMVEAFARRELGDVPDPFDPAEFRRRWLLAGGQGLLGSVVPTAYGGSGLDAVTAAAVLEALGYGSPDTGFAFSLAAHLFAAVMPVVEFGTERQKRRWLPALCSGERIAAHAITEPEAGSDTLALRTRAVRDGDRYVLDGAKAFTTNAPVADVFVVQAATAAGGGFFGLTAFVVEAGTPGLTVGPAYDKVGLRGSPTADVRLDGCVVPASQVLGAEGAGASVFAGSMKWERTCLFAAYLGAMRRVLETTVAHVKEREQFGVPIGGFQAVSHRVVDMTLALESARLLLHKAARDLARGSEDEVAPALAKLAVSEAAVRIGLDAVQLRGALGVLAGGDAETLLRDALPARIFSGTNEIQKNNIARALGLGGNRRAGGRR
- a CDS encoding RedY protein codes for the protein MSPTPSATTVIVHRIRLLDGVDPERFESWVRDVDYAACPRLPGVVAFAVHRVADAGAASPGEYFEVIEVTDRADFARDMRSGTFRGLVAEFEKMATVVAELTGDRVGSGYRSG